Proteins from a single region of Primulina tabacum isolate GXHZ01 chromosome 5, ASM2559414v2, whole genome shotgun sequence:
- the LOC142547156 gene encoding putative disease resistance protein At4g19050 isoform X2, with protein MSTSKKTPPPTMAAADPQEMADKLLREAMEGVGSDDEALKKAFNILSSQMKGYVSADVIQRAMPILCECVEDRKEIDEVIKNKANVENDTKINYQEFIRIIRNIWKRVADSMINEEIDSDEGLETAFMVLAKKNESYISAALLRRIIPFLGGNLNDKVIFDDIKKVKSNADEDGKINYEQFIQIIRNIWQMPTDLLLKKMQKGADSADALVNAFNVLSNPLDGSVSATILRVVLLNLDKNLNSKDVDWIIHYVKAKLEGELIQMKGLTEIVSYVKDLMEKYPLDKIYGVLTREKTRKVVIFGESGVGKTWMATKTADRATRKGKFDFALWVNLKGMDLSKIIGYQLSLLSASDDMEAEDAKEVSGRDKKFKSLKEKIHEALEKKSVLLIFDAVNSIEEINKVLSEKSELDQLLNLSKLNHYKVLITTSDFYELQQEFKREWIGIEVKRWTSDESTSFLRNMITAGKYSEVEKLAEFYIKRSKGLPGEILIIAKTLNYFVSSDEGLQKLQGVKKVVLEDTAHDYDDYHNIEKLLISTEMVPKIILVDCYSSETPAEHFLNKRGWVHYNELISYWIIEGHLGHFSCIEDAYAQGHHVLMELLDCGLLKTLKAGYVKSNGATFEFSAQDYFDLYQNNRLGLATTFDNKLGNTVLGDGMIRTFPRDKEREKKEKMSTLLLDGDRTGEVSDNLFDSMIDLEILAIFNPTHKPFPLPISYMSKYRLLVLRGCEFLESFDKVFKMIGPEAPEISGLGSKAFSNLTVLEISGPSSLKKIPENLFDTMTNLKSLNMSSLQMEFLPPSFYDLRTIEILILKDCSSLKRMESLKKFERLQLLDLSGATSLEAFKDKSFKENRKLQMINLSQSRIAKFPVVHSLENLQYLSLSKCPALVRVRKIGLVETLRVFDISGSKNVEQLLDPGLKNLKNLFTLDVSGTAIRRLPSTIGTPRYLHLRDCSNLKQLPPIETLSEVRVLDLSGSAFLDDVKRDFITTLKNLTEFNLSKTGVVNLPPLSSLVNLRRLLMSQCQSLKKLEGLGSLINLEVLDLSGCKALSKIEDQSFDKMDRLHSLDLSETPLDMLPSLSNLEKLKRLNLRGCTKLTNIPGFEDLPVLEDLDISRTTLKVPKFENLDCRHGPKPSSFKIFKATEIVEDLGAQPVSNCDDTKKLPQEKMDQCDHWNISNRLASQNSETIGKPVIDAHFLQLLEMHSTLLEDNIKKFHFFVYPMEEATEQPIDKKLPIKEFVLRKILLGNVFPEAQDRCLEIRGFRDFPKFLEQLLEHAEMMVLIKNSCIQFLSDLGAGNLKKMKVCWIERCNEMEYVTDEVKESADIPTENIEILWVSEAAKLKSICKETSRGIGFSALTSLYLEYCPELSSLSFSNEQLSGLKILHVKYCQKLVKLFEVQFPNLKSLHLWALPALKEISCSMQSLRTLTVAHCPLLLYIFDRDTSSPTNLEGLQLKVKFCDNMKSIFQDGKLPSGLLRENIIILGCPELQLPESSAPRNT; from the exons ATGAGCACTTCCAAAAAGACTCCACCCCCAACAATGGCGGCTGCAGACCCACAAGAAATGGCAGATAAGCTGTTAAGGGAAGCCATGGAAGGCGTTGGATCAGACGATGAAGCGCTGAAGAAAGCATTCAATATCCTCAGCAGCCAGATGAAGGGTTACGTTTCTGCAGATGTGATTCAGCGTGCAATGCCAATTCTTTGTGAGTGTGTAGAAGATCGTAAGGAGATTGATGAGGTCATTAAGAACAAGGCCAATGTGGAAAATGATACGAAGATCAACTATCAGGAATTCATCAGAATCATTCG AAACATCTGGAAAAGGGTGGCCGATTCGATGATCAATGAAGAAATCGATTCAGACGAGGGACTGGAGACAGCTTTCATGGTGCTTGCCAAGAAAAATGAGTCTTATATCTCCGCTGCTCTGCTTCGGCGTATCATACCGTTTCTGGGTGGTAATCTAAACGACAAGGTGATCTTCGACGACATCAAGAAAGTCAAGAGCAATGCAGACGAAGATGGAAAGATCAACTATGAACAATTCATCCAGATCATAAG AAACATTTGGCAAATGCCAACCGATTTGCTGttaaagaaaatgcaaaaaggTGCTGATTCAGCGGATGCACTCGTAAACGCTTTCAATGTTCTTAGCAACCCACTGGATGGTTCTGTTTCTGCTACTATTCTCAGAGTTGTCCTGCTAAATCTTGATAAAAATCTAAATTCTAAGGATGTTGATTGGATAATACACTACGTCAAGGCCAAACTGGAAGGTGAACTGATCCAAATGAAAGGGCTTACTGAGATCGTGAG TTATGTCAAGGATCTGATGGAGAAGTACCCGCTGGATAAGATCTATGGAGTTTTAACTAGAGAGAAAACAAGAAAAGTTGTTATCTTTGGTGAAAGTGGCGTCGGGAAGACATGGATGGCAACAAAAACAGCTGACCGGGCAACAAGGAAAGGGAAATTTGATTTTGCACTTTGGGTGAATCTGAAAGGTATggatctttccaagattatcgGGTATCAACTGTCTCTACTTTCCGCGTCTGATGACATGGAAGCTGAAGACGCCAAGGAGGTGTCGGGGAGGGATAAGAAGTTCAAAAGCCTCAAGGAAAAGATTCACGAAGCACTGGAAAAGAAGAGCGTTCTTTTGATATTCGATGCTGTGAATAGTATTGAGGAAATAAACAAAGTCTTGTCAGAAAAATCAGAACTGGACCAACTTTTGAACCTGAGTAAGTTGAACCATTATAAGGTTCTAATCACTACTAGTGATTTTTACGAACTCCAACAAGAATTCAAACGAGAGTGGATCGGAATAGAGGTGAAACGTTGGACTAGTGACGAGTCGACATCATTTTTGAGAAATATGATCACTGCTGGTAAATACTCAGAAGTAGAAAAATTAGCAGAATTTTATATCAAGCGGAGTAAAGGGCTACCTGGTGAAATTCTCATCATAGCAAAAACCTTGAATTATTTTGTGAGCAGCGACGAGGGATTGCAGAAGCTGCAGGGTGTGAAAAAGGTAGTTTTGGAGGACACAGCCCATGACTACGATGACTATCACAACATCGAGAAACTATTAATCAGCACTGAGATGGTTCCGAAAATTATTTTAGTCGACTGCTATAGCTCAGAGACTCCGGCAGAACACTTCCTAAACAAACGAGGTTGGGTGCATTACAATGAGTTGATAAGCTATTGGATAATTGAAGGGCATCTTGGCCATTTTTCTTGCATCGAAGATGCTTATGCGCAGGGACATCATGTCTTGATGGAGCTTTTAGACTGCGGTCTCCTCAAAACGCTCAAAGCTGGATACGTTAAGTCGAATGGGGCGACATTTGAGTTTAGTGCTCAAGATTACTTTgatttatatcaaaataatcGACTTGGATTAGCAACTACATTTGACAACAAGCTAGGGAATACTGTGCTGGGAGATGGAATGATAAGAACATTCCCCAGGGACAAAGAGAGGGAGAAAAAGGAGAAAATGTCGACATTGCTGCTCGATGGAGACCGTACTGGTGAAGTATCGGACAACTTATTTGATTCCATGATAGATCTTGAAATTCTTGCCATCTTCAATCCCACCCATAAACCGTTTCCACTGCCTATATCTTACATGTCAAAGTATCGTTTGCTCGTGCTTAGAGGCTGTGAATTCTTGGAGAGCTTTGACAAAGTTTTCAAAATGATCGGTCCAGAAGCTCCAGAAATATCTGGTCTTGGTTCAAAAGCATTTTCCAATCTAACTGTTCTTGAAATATCTGGGCCTAGTTCCTTGAAGAAAATTCCTGAAAATCTTTTCGACACCATGACAAACCTCAAAAGCCTTAACATGTCCTCCCTCCAGATGGAATTTCTGCCGCCATCTTTCTACGATTTGAGAACAATAGAAATTCTCATCCTGAAGGACTGTTCTTCCTTAAAAAGAATGgaatctttaaaaaaatttgaacgaCTCCAGTTGCTTGACCTTTCTGGTGCGACATCCCTTGAGGCCTTCAAAGACAAGAGCTTCAAAGAAAACAGAAAACTTCAAATGATCAATCTTTCCCAATCCAGGATTGCAAAATTTCCTGTTGTCCATTCTCTTGAAAACCTTCAATATCTGTCGCTTAGCAAATGTCCCGCTTTAGTCAGAGTTCGCAAGATTGGTTTGGTTGAAACACTCCGAGTTTTTGATATTTCAGGTTCCAAAAATGTTGAACAACTCCTGGATCCAGGGTTAAAAAACCTTAAAAACCTTTTCACTCTTGATGTTTCAGGAACTGCAATCAGAAGGTTACCCTCGACCATTGGTACACCCCGCTATCTCCATTTAAGAGATTGCTCCAATCTGAAACAACTACCACCCATTGAAACTCTTAGCGAAGTTCGAGTCCTTGACCTCTCAGGTTCTGCCTTTCTGGATGATGTCAAACGGGATTTCATAACAACTTTGAAAAATCTCACAGAGTTCAACCTTTCGAAAACCGGTGTTGTGAATCTTCCTCCCCTTTCTAGTCTTGTCAATCTTCGACGCTTGTTAATGTCACAATGTCAAAGCCTGAAGAAGTTGGAAGGTTTAGGATCCTTAATAAACCTAGAAGTTCTTGATCTTTCCGGTTGCAAGGCTTTGTCGAAGATAGAGGATCAATCTTTTGACAAAATGGATCGTCTCCATTCTCTTGACCTATCTGAAACTCCTCTCGACATGTTGCCATCCCTGTCAAATCTCGAGAAACTTAAAAGGCTGAATCTGAGAGGTTGCACAAAATTAACCAACATTCCAGGTTTCGAAGATCTTCCTGTGCTTGAAGATCTGGATATTTCCAGGACTACTCTGAAAGTACCAAAATTTGAAAACCTCGATTGCCGTCATGGCCCTAAACCTTCAAGTTTTAAGATATTTAAAGCCACAGAGATCGTAGAAGATCTAGGTGCCCAGCCAGTGTCCAATTGTGATGACACGAAAAAACTCCCACAGGAGAAGATGGATCAGTGTGATCACTGGAATATTTCGAATAGGCTGGCGTCTCAAAACTCGGAGACCATTGGCAAACCTGTGATTGATGCTCATTTTCTTCAACTCTTGGAGATGCATTCAACACTGTTAGAGGATAACATCAAAAAATTCCATTTCTTTGTTTACCCTATGGAAGAGGCAACCGAACAGCCCATAGACAAAAAATTGCCCATAAAAGAATTTGTTTTGAGAAAAATCTTACTTGGAAATGTCTTCCCGGAAGCTCAAGATCGGTGCTTGGAGATTCGAGGATTTCGGGATTTCCCAAAGTTCCTTGAACAGTTGCTGGAACATGCTGAGATGATGGTGCTGATCAAGAACTCATGTATCCAGTTTTTATCTGACTTAGGTGCTGGTAACTTAAAGAAGATGAAGGTTTGTTGGATCGAAAGGTGCAATGAAATGGAGTATGTGACTGATGAAGTAAAAGAGTCTGCTGATATTCCCACCGAAAATATCGAGATTCTATGGGTTTCTGAGGCAGCCAAACTGAAGAGTATATGTAAGGAAACCTCACGTGGCATTGGCTTCAGTGCCCTCACGTCATTATACCTGGAGTATTGTCCGGAGCTCTCAAGTCTTAGCTTCTCAAACGAGCAGCTCAGTGGCCTAAAGATCCTTCATGTCAAATATTGTCAGAAATTGGTGAAACTCTTCGAGGTTCAATTTCCAAATCTGAAATCACTGCATCTGTGGGCGCTGCCAGCGTTGAAGGAAATTTCATGCAGCATGCAATCTCTTCGTACTTTGACTGTGGCACACTGCCCCTTGCTGCTATATATTTTTGATCGGGACACTTCTTCTCCGACAAATCTCGAGGGCCTTCAACTTAAAGTGAAATTTTGCGACAACATGAAGAGTATATTCCAGGATGGCAAATTACCATCAGGCTTGTTGCGGGAAAATATCATTATACTGGGTTGCCCAGAACTGCAATTGCCTGAATCATCAGCGCCAAGAAATACATGA
- the LOC142547156 gene encoding putative disease resistance protein At4g19050 isoform X1: MIRLIGVMSTSKKTPPPTMAAADPQEMADKLLREAMEGVGSDDEALKKAFNILSSQMKGYVSADVIQRAMPILCECVEDRKEIDEVIKNKANVENDTKINYQEFIRIIRNIWKRVADSMINEEIDSDEGLETAFMVLAKKNESYISAALLRRIIPFLGGNLNDKVIFDDIKKVKSNADEDGKINYEQFIQIIRNIWQMPTDLLLKKMQKGADSADALVNAFNVLSNPLDGSVSATILRVVLLNLDKNLNSKDVDWIIHYVKAKLEGELIQMKGLTEIVSYVKDLMEKYPLDKIYGVLTREKTRKVVIFGESGVGKTWMATKTADRATRKGKFDFALWVNLKGMDLSKIIGYQLSLLSASDDMEAEDAKEVSGRDKKFKSLKEKIHEALEKKSVLLIFDAVNSIEEINKVLSEKSELDQLLNLSKLNHYKVLITTSDFYELQQEFKREWIGIEVKRWTSDESTSFLRNMITAGKYSEVEKLAEFYIKRSKGLPGEILIIAKTLNYFVSSDEGLQKLQGVKKVVLEDTAHDYDDYHNIEKLLISTEMVPKIILVDCYSSETPAEHFLNKRGWVHYNELISYWIIEGHLGHFSCIEDAYAQGHHVLMELLDCGLLKTLKAGYVKSNGATFEFSAQDYFDLYQNNRLGLATTFDNKLGNTVLGDGMIRTFPRDKEREKKEKMSTLLLDGDRTGEVSDNLFDSMIDLEILAIFNPTHKPFPLPISYMSKYRLLVLRGCEFLESFDKVFKMIGPEAPEISGLGSKAFSNLTVLEISGPSSLKKIPENLFDTMTNLKSLNMSSLQMEFLPPSFYDLRTIEILILKDCSSLKRMESLKKFERLQLLDLSGATSLEAFKDKSFKENRKLQMINLSQSRIAKFPVVHSLENLQYLSLSKCPALVRVRKIGLVETLRVFDISGSKNVEQLLDPGLKNLKNLFTLDVSGTAIRRLPSTIGTPRYLHLRDCSNLKQLPPIETLSEVRVLDLSGSAFLDDVKRDFITTLKNLTEFNLSKTGVVNLPPLSSLVNLRRLLMSQCQSLKKLEGLGSLINLEVLDLSGCKALSKIEDQSFDKMDRLHSLDLSETPLDMLPSLSNLEKLKRLNLRGCTKLTNIPGFEDLPVLEDLDISRTTLKVPKFENLDCRHGPKPSSFKIFKATEIVEDLGAQPVSNCDDTKKLPQEKMDQCDHWNISNRLASQNSETIGKPVIDAHFLQLLEMHSTLLEDNIKKFHFFVYPMEEATEQPIDKKLPIKEFVLRKILLGNVFPEAQDRCLEIRGFRDFPKFLEQLLEHAEMMVLIKNSCIQFLSDLGAGNLKKMKVCWIERCNEMEYVTDEVKESADIPTENIEILWVSEAAKLKSICKETSRGIGFSALTSLYLEYCPELSSLSFSNEQLSGLKILHVKYCQKLVKLFEVQFPNLKSLHLWALPALKEISCSMQSLRTLTVAHCPLLLYIFDRDTSSPTNLEGLQLKVKFCDNMKSIFQDGKLPSGLLRENIIILGCPELQLPESSAPRNT; the protein is encoded by the exons TGATGAGCACTTCCAAAAAGACTCCACCCCCAACAATGGCGGCTGCAGACCCACAAGAAATGGCAGATAAGCTGTTAAGGGAAGCCATGGAAGGCGTTGGATCAGACGATGAAGCGCTGAAGAAAGCATTCAATATCCTCAGCAGCCAGATGAAGGGTTACGTTTCTGCAGATGTGATTCAGCGTGCAATGCCAATTCTTTGTGAGTGTGTAGAAGATCGTAAGGAGATTGATGAGGTCATTAAGAACAAGGCCAATGTGGAAAATGATACGAAGATCAACTATCAGGAATTCATCAGAATCATTCG AAACATCTGGAAAAGGGTGGCCGATTCGATGATCAATGAAGAAATCGATTCAGACGAGGGACTGGAGACAGCTTTCATGGTGCTTGCCAAGAAAAATGAGTCTTATATCTCCGCTGCTCTGCTTCGGCGTATCATACCGTTTCTGGGTGGTAATCTAAACGACAAGGTGATCTTCGACGACATCAAGAAAGTCAAGAGCAATGCAGACGAAGATGGAAAGATCAACTATGAACAATTCATCCAGATCATAAG AAACATTTGGCAAATGCCAACCGATTTGCTGttaaagaaaatgcaaaaaggTGCTGATTCAGCGGATGCACTCGTAAACGCTTTCAATGTTCTTAGCAACCCACTGGATGGTTCTGTTTCTGCTACTATTCTCAGAGTTGTCCTGCTAAATCTTGATAAAAATCTAAATTCTAAGGATGTTGATTGGATAATACACTACGTCAAGGCCAAACTGGAAGGTGAACTGATCCAAATGAAAGGGCTTACTGAGATCGTGAG TTATGTCAAGGATCTGATGGAGAAGTACCCGCTGGATAAGATCTATGGAGTTTTAACTAGAGAGAAAACAAGAAAAGTTGTTATCTTTGGTGAAAGTGGCGTCGGGAAGACATGGATGGCAACAAAAACAGCTGACCGGGCAACAAGGAAAGGGAAATTTGATTTTGCACTTTGGGTGAATCTGAAAGGTATggatctttccaagattatcgGGTATCAACTGTCTCTACTTTCCGCGTCTGATGACATGGAAGCTGAAGACGCCAAGGAGGTGTCGGGGAGGGATAAGAAGTTCAAAAGCCTCAAGGAAAAGATTCACGAAGCACTGGAAAAGAAGAGCGTTCTTTTGATATTCGATGCTGTGAATAGTATTGAGGAAATAAACAAAGTCTTGTCAGAAAAATCAGAACTGGACCAACTTTTGAACCTGAGTAAGTTGAACCATTATAAGGTTCTAATCACTACTAGTGATTTTTACGAACTCCAACAAGAATTCAAACGAGAGTGGATCGGAATAGAGGTGAAACGTTGGACTAGTGACGAGTCGACATCATTTTTGAGAAATATGATCACTGCTGGTAAATACTCAGAAGTAGAAAAATTAGCAGAATTTTATATCAAGCGGAGTAAAGGGCTACCTGGTGAAATTCTCATCATAGCAAAAACCTTGAATTATTTTGTGAGCAGCGACGAGGGATTGCAGAAGCTGCAGGGTGTGAAAAAGGTAGTTTTGGAGGACACAGCCCATGACTACGATGACTATCACAACATCGAGAAACTATTAATCAGCACTGAGATGGTTCCGAAAATTATTTTAGTCGACTGCTATAGCTCAGAGACTCCGGCAGAACACTTCCTAAACAAACGAGGTTGGGTGCATTACAATGAGTTGATAAGCTATTGGATAATTGAAGGGCATCTTGGCCATTTTTCTTGCATCGAAGATGCTTATGCGCAGGGACATCATGTCTTGATGGAGCTTTTAGACTGCGGTCTCCTCAAAACGCTCAAAGCTGGATACGTTAAGTCGAATGGGGCGACATTTGAGTTTAGTGCTCAAGATTACTTTgatttatatcaaaataatcGACTTGGATTAGCAACTACATTTGACAACAAGCTAGGGAATACTGTGCTGGGAGATGGAATGATAAGAACATTCCCCAGGGACAAAGAGAGGGAGAAAAAGGAGAAAATGTCGACATTGCTGCTCGATGGAGACCGTACTGGTGAAGTATCGGACAACTTATTTGATTCCATGATAGATCTTGAAATTCTTGCCATCTTCAATCCCACCCATAAACCGTTTCCACTGCCTATATCTTACATGTCAAAGTATCGTTTGCTCGTGCTTAGAGGCTGTGAATTCTTGGAGAGCTTTGACAAAGTTTTCAAAATGATCGGTCCAGAAGCTCCAGAAATATCTGGTCTTGGTTCAAAAGCATTTTCCAATCTAACTGTTCTTGAAATATCTGGGCCTAGTTCCTTGAAGAAAATTCCTGAAAATCTTTTCGACACCATGACAAACCTCAAAAGCCTTAACATGTCCTCCCTCCAGATGGAATTTCTGCCGCCATCTTTCTACGATTTGAGAACAATAGAAATTCTCATCCTGAAGGACTGTTCTTCCTTAAAAAGAATGgaatctttaaaaaaatttgaacgaCTCCAGTTGCTTGACCTTTCTGGTGCGACATCCCTTGAGGCCTTCAAAGACAAGAGCTTCAAAGAAAACAGAAAACTTCAAATGATCAATCTTTCCCAATCCAGGATTGCAAAATTTCCTGTTGTCCATTCTCTTGAAAACCTTCAATATCTGTCGCTTAGCAAATGTCCCGCTTTAGTCAGAGTTCGCAAGATTGGTTTGGTTGAAACACTCCGAGTTTTTGATATTTCAGGTTCCAAAAATGTTGAACAACTCCTGGATCCAGGGTTAAAAAACCTTAAAAACCTTTTCACTCTTGATGTTTCAGGAACTGCAATCAGAAGGTTACCCTCGACCATTGGTACACCCCGCTATCTCCATTTAAGAGATTGCTCCAATCTGAAACAACTACCACCCATTGAAACTCTTAGCGAAGTTCGAGTCCTTGACCTCTCAGGTTCTGCCTTTCTGGATGATGTCAAACGGGATTTCATAACAACTTTGAAAAATCTCACAGAGTTCAACCTTTCGAAAACCGGTGTTGTGAATCTTCCTCCCCTTTCTAGTCTTGTCAATCTTCGACGCTTGTTAATGTCACAATGTCAAAGCCTGAAGAAGTTGGAAGGTTTAGGATCCTTAATAAACCTAGAAGTTCTTGATCTTTCCGGTTGCAAGGCTTTGTCGAAGATAGAGGATCAATCTTTTGACAAAATGGATCGTCTCCATTCTCTTGACCTATCTGAAACTCCTCTCGACATGTTGCCATCCCTGTCAAATCTCGAGAAACTTAAAAGGCTGAATCTGAGAGGTTGCACAAAATTAACCAACATTCCAGGTTTCGAAGATCTTCCTGTGCTTGAAGATCTGGATATTTCCAGGACTACTCTGAAAGTACCAAAATTTGAAAACCTCGATTGCCGTCATGGCCCTAAACCTTCAAGTTTTAAGATATTTAAAGCCACAGAGATCGTAGAAGATCTAGGTGCCCAGCCAGTGTCCAATTGTGATGACACGAAAAAACTCCCACAGGAGAAGATGGATCAGTGTGATCACTGGAATATTTCGAATAGGCTGGCGTCTCAAAACTCGGAGACCATTGGCAAACCTGTGATTGATGCTCATTTTCTTCAACTCTTGGAGATGCATTCAACACTGTTAGAGGATAACATCAAAAAATTCCATTTCTTTGTTTACCCTATGGAAGAGGCAACCGAACAGCCCATAGACAAAAAATTGCCCATAAAAGAATTTGTTTTGAGAAAAATCTTACTTGGAAATGTCTTCCCGGAAGCTCAAGATCGGTGCTTGGAGATTCGAGGATTTCGGGATTTCCCAAAGTTCCTTGAACAGTTGCTGGAACATGCTGAGATGATGGTGCTGATCAAGAACTCATGTATCCAGTTTTTATCTGACTTAGGTGCTGGTAACTTAAAGAAGATGAAGGTTTGTTGGATCGAAAGGTGCAATGAAATGGAGTATGTGACTGATGAAGTAAAAGAGTCTGCTGATATTCCCACCGAAAATATCGAGATTCTATGGGTTTCTGAGGCAGCCAAACTGAAGAGTATATGTAAGGAAACCTCACGTGGCATTGGCTTCAGTGCCCTCACGTCATTATACCTGGAGTATTGTCCGGAGCTCTCAAGTCTTAGCTTCTCAAACGAGCAGCTCAGTGGCCTAAAGATCCTTCATGTCAAATATTGTCAGAAATTGGTGAAACTCTTCGAGGTTCAATTTCCAAATCTGAAATCACTGCATCTGTGGGCGCTGCCAGCGTTGAAGGAAATTTCATGCAGCATGCAATCTCTTCGTACTTTGACTGTGGCACACTGCCCCTTGCTGCTATATATTTTTGATCGGGACACTTCTTCTCCGACAAATCTCGAGGGCCTTCAACTTAAAGTGAAATTTTGCGACAACATGAAGAGTATATTCCAGGATGGCAAATTACCATCAGGCTTGTTGCGGGAAAATATCATTATACTGGGTTGCCCAGAACTGCAATTGCCTGAATCATCAGCGCCAAGAAATACATGA
- the LOC142547158 gene encoding zinc finger A20 and AN1 domain-containing stress-associated protein 8-like isoform X2, which yields MESSKETGCQVPEGPILCINNCGFFGSAATMNMCSKCHKDVVFQQQQVSLATSSIENIVKASSSSVNEKEPVLVDMVKTEAGAVEVKESFSRSSSGLMSGKCSDTKAVEGPKRCTSCHKRVGLTGFNCKCGHLFCSVHRYSDKHDCQFDYRTAAQDAIAKANPLVKGEKLEKI from the coding sequence ATGGAATCTTCCAAAGAAACTGGTTGTCAGGTTCCCGAAGGCCCGATTCTTTGCATTAACAACTGTGGTTTCTTCGGAAGTGCAGCTACCATGAATATGTGCTCCAAGTGTCATAAAGACGTGGTATTTCAACAACAGCAGGTGAGTCTTGCTACCTCGTCCATTGAGAACATAGTCAAAGCTAGTTCAAGTAGTGTCAATGAGAAAGAACCAGTCCTTGTTGATATGGTGAAGACGGAAGCTGGAGCAGTAGAGGTGAAAGAATCTTTTTCACGGTCATCGTCTGGATTGATGTCGGGCAAGTGTTCAGATACGAAGGCAGTAGAAGGCCCAAAACGATGCACTTCTTGCCACAAGCGTGTGGGTTTAACAGGATTCAATTGTAAGTGTGGGCACCTCTTCTGCTCAGTTCACCGGTATTCTGACAAACACGACTGCCAATTTGATTATCGGACTGCTGCTCAGGATGCTATAGCGAAAGCGAATCCACTTGTGAAAGGTGAAAAGCTCGAGAAGATCTAG
- the LOC142547158 gene encoding zinc finger A20 and AN1 domain-containing stress-associated protein 8-like isoform X1 — MHFLNSLIHIERMYVEISGHTGMESSKETGCQVPEGPILCINNCGFFGSAATMNMCSKCHKDVVFQQQQVSLATSSIENIVKASSSSVNEKEPVLVDMVKTEAGAVEVKESFSRSSSGLMSGKCSDTKAVEGPKRCTSCHKRVGLTGFNCKCGHLFCSVHRYSDKHDCQFDYRTAAQDAIAKANPLVKGEKLEKI, encoded by the coding sequence ATGCATTTCTTGAATAGCCTTATACACATCGAGCGGATGTATGTTGAAATTTCAGGACATACAGGAATGGAATCTTCCAAAGAAACTGGTTGTCAGGTTCCCGAAGGCCCGATTCTTTGCATTAACAACTGTGGTTTCTTCGGAAGTGCAGCTACCATGAATATGTGCTCCAAGTGTCATAAAGACGTGGTATTTCAACAACAGCAGGTGAGTCTTGCTACCTCGTCCATTGAGAACATAGTCAAAGCTAGTTCAAGTAGTGTCAATGAGAAAGAACCAGTCCTTGTTGATATGGTGAAGACGGAAGCTGGAGCAGTAGAGGTGAAAGAATCTTTTTCACGGTCATCGTCTGGATTGATGTCGGGCAAGTGTTCAGATACGAAGGCAGTAGAAGGCCCAAAACGATGCACTTCTTGCCACAAGCGTGTGGGTTTAACAGGATTCAATTGTAAGTGTGGGCACCTCTTCTGCTCAGTTCACCGGTATTCTGACAAACACGACTGCCAATTTGATTATCGGACTGCTGCTCAGGATGCTATAGCGAAAGCGAATCCACTTGTGAAAGGTGAAAAGCTCGAGAAGATCTAG